The genomic window CACAACTCCTTTTCCGCTTCAGGAGAAAGGTAACGGGGGCACTTTGCAGACCCATTATCCTCCCGTCGTTGTTGACTGAGAGAAGAATTTTTTGTAAAATATTTGTGAGGATGGCAGCTACCACCTCACGAAACAGGAGGCTTTGCCCCTGTAAAAAACATATACTCCTTGGAGGTATGAAGATGACAAGAACGTTGTTTCCATTCACGAGAACAAGCCTTTCAGCACCCTTACTGGATGAGTTTGACAAGTTTTTCAATGAATTTGCGAACTCCTTCGGTACGACAATCAGAACGCAACAGGGAAAGAACCAGAGCCCCAGAGTCAACGCGTTCAAAAAGGACGGGAAATACTGCATCGACGCGGCGGTTCCCCTGGCTTCCAAAGATGACCTGGATGTCGAGATTGAGGACAACCTTCTCAAGATCGTAGTCAAGGGCCACCAGGACAGAGAGGTCTCCGAGAATGACTATATCATCAGAGAGATATCGAGGGGACAGATGACGAGGATTCTCTCGCTCGGTGAAGACATCGATGTGGACTCGGCAAAGACGAGTTTCAAGGACGGTGTCCTCCACATCGAGTTTAATGCGAGGCAGATAGAAGAAGAGAACAAGGTTAGGAAACTTGCTATAGAGTAGTAGATAGAAAGACCCGGTAGCTGCCACCTTCTAAAAAAAGAAGAGGGCCTGAGTGTTTTTCCAGGCCCTCTTTTCATCTCTACTCTTTAAAAAATCCTGAATACCGCGCTGTCCCGGGATAAGAAACCGCGATGACACACTTTCAGGCCCTCATTTCCGCATTAAGGGAAATCTTGGGAGCCGGACTCATTTTCTTCCTGTATCAACCACCCTGAGCTCGTGATATAATTGAGGGGATTCAACTGGCAATCTTCATAGGGACGGAGAAGGAATATGTATATGTTTAAGTGTCCTCACTGTGGTAGTCCTTCTATATCGCTCATTAGAAAATTATGTCTCGGGCCAGCACTACCAACTTCCTGCAAAGTTTGTAAGCACAAGGTTGGAGTGCCCATAAAACCGGTGGCGTTTATAGTAGTTCCTTATATCGTGCTTTGTTGCTTAGCCTTCCCCTTCGCAATTCTACTATCGCCGCTGGTTTTATTCATTTATGCCAAATGGGTTCCCCTGATTGAAGCATAAGATATTCAGCTTCTTCCTTCCTGAACTACACGCTCCTCAATAGTGATATAATGGTGCAGTTGCAATCGGTAAACTATATTATTACTGAAAGGGGGGGGCAATGCGAGAATGGTTCACGGTCGGAGCAAAACTCTTGGGAATATATTTTCTTTATTGGGCGCTCACAGCATTCTTTCAGACTATTTCTTTTCTGTTTCCCCTCTCATCACGCGGCACCTGGGCATCTACCGAGCCGCTCAACACAGTGATAGCGGTGGATTCAATTCTTACTTTTTGCTTCAAGATTGCATTTGCTCTTGTGCTCCTGTTCAAAACTAATTGGTTAGCAGATAAATTAAGTTTTGTGGGAGATATGCCGATATCTGCAGGAGCAAGTCAGAGAACCAATCTGCAGATAGGTTTAGTCCTCATCGGGATATTTATTTTTGTCTCCCATATTGGTCAATTGATTAGAGTTCTTCTTTTTTTGAGGAAGGAAAATGAAGTTTATGGCCCCATTGCTGCGACTCAGCCGCAAGGCTTATCGTGGTCGAAGGACCTGATTGTTCCATGCATTACGATCTCGCTTTCCCTGATTTTGATCTTTGGCGCAAGGCAACTTGCACAGTGGCTAGATAGACCACCACAGACCAAAGCTGACAGCTGAACCATCTGCCACTGAGAGGTCTACATAACGCAATATTTCTTTCGTAAATCCTCATTAGTTGCGGTCTGCAATACCTCTCGACTTGTCGGTGTTACACGCACTTCTAATACCGTCGAAAAAGGGATAAGGTGTTCGAAGTGCAACCTCAGCCGAACGGGTCGTCATTCCGAGACACTGCTGTCAACCTGCGGCAGGCGGTTTGGATTTCAGATCTTTTAATTCCTTTTCGATAGGCCACTCGGTGAGCGCAAACCAGATGAAGACGATGACATTCACGATCGGTATGAAGAGCAGTATAATCTGGATGCCCGAATATCCCGCCTTCTTGAATATGAGAACCATGAGAACCAGCCACATAACGAAACCCAAAACCGCAAAAAATCCCATGGCAGACCTCCTCGGCTTTCGCCTTCGTTCTTAAGGACGGGAGTTCGTCCTATTCTCACAATTATATCAGGTTTCAAAGGTATCGGGTGCGGGGTCGTCTCGATTGATAGAGACCCGCTCTCGCAGGGTCCCCCTGTAAATGAGAATACTATTCCCCCTTAGAATAATGGAGTTATTTCAATACAATACGTTTAATGGGGTGTTCATCCCTCTCAGTTTCAGGGTGTTATAATAAGGTATAAAGAGAAGATTTATACAAACATGAACCTATCGTCGCCCTGACTTCAATCCCTTGGGGGACGACGGAGGTGAGAAGAAATTCGTAATCGCGTCTGTGCGAAGGAGGTAATTATGGCGACTGTTGCGATAAAGACAAATCCGGTGAACTGGTTTGAGATCCCGGTAAAGGACATCGAAAGAGCGAGGGCATTCTATGAGAAAGTATTCGATACGGAGCTGACTCCGGAAGAGATGGGCCCGTATACGATGACCTTTTTCCCGTGGACTGAAAGCGCGCCCGGAGCAGCCGGTACGCTCATAAAAGGGGAGAGCTATGAACCGTCCCATTCAGGTACTGTAGTCTATTTCAGCGTTGAGGATATCGAAGAAACATTGCGAAAAATCAACGCAAACGGCGGCAAGACGCTGCTCCCGAAGAAGAGCATCGGCGAGTACGGGTTCATAGCGCATTTTGAAGATACGGAGGGAAACCGGTTGGCCCTCCATTCAATGAATGGGTGAGGTCTGTAGGGAAGGCGCGAGATCGGGATGACCGTGGGGCGACGATCTTGTTACGTCACGTATCGGGAAGTGTTGTTTATCTGTTCAGGGGTGAGATATGCGTCTGCATATTTTTGGTATACTCCTGCACTCATAAAGAGATCGAAGAGGTCGGCATCGATTCGCCCTTCCTCTTTCATAGATTCGAGGATGGACAAGGCTTCCGTAAGTGTATAGGCTTTCCTGTAAGGCCGGTCATTCGCGGTCAGTGCCTCAAAGATGTCGGCAATGGCGATGATTCTTCCCTGCAGCGGAATCTGTTCTTTCATGAGCCCTTTTGGATACCCGCTTCCATCCATGTATTCATGATGGACTCCTGCAAAGATCGGCACATTGCGCAGGGATTTTGGATAGGGCAGCTTTTCGAGCATCTTCACCGTCGTCACAACATGCCTATCGAGTATCAACCGTTCTTCAGGTGTGAGCGTGCCGACAGCATCGACGAGCATAGAGAGCTCGCCTTCCGGAATGACAGATTCCTCTTCGTTCATTGCGTTTACCCATCTGTATTTCTTAGCGATCTCCCTGAGTCTGTCTCGATGTTCTTCACCTAAATGCTCTTCGTGCTTGTTACAGGCCCGAACAAATGTTCTGTCCTTCTCGATCTGCTCCATGAGCATATCGACCGCTGATTCGGAGGCATCCCATTCAGCCATCCCCTTGACGGATCTTAATTTCCGGCATAAGGAAGAAATCTTTAAGTCTCGTTCCAGAATTTCAAAACGTGCATCTATTAAATCAATCCTGTCATAAATACCCTCTAATCTCGTTGCCTTGTCAGCGATATGTGTAGGCGTACTCACTTTTCCGCAATCATGTAACAAAGCGGCAATCTTCAGCTCATAGAATTCCTCGTCAGACATTCTGAAATTACCAAAAGCCCCATTCTTGCTATCGCAAACCGCTTTCGCAAGCATCATGCTCAGCTCCGGCACGCGCCTACAGTGGCCGCCAGTATAGGGCGATTTGTCGTCAACCGCTGCAGCGATGAGCTCTACAAGTGAATCGAAGAGCTTTTTCAAGCCGTCGATCAATGCATTCTTTGTCAGCGCTATTGCCGCCTGCGAGGAAAGTGTTTCGGCGAGGCGTTGATCTCTGTCCGAGAAAGGGATAATTTCCTGAGAGCGCCCATCGCTGGCGTTCGCGAGTTGTAATACGCCTATTATCTCATTTTCGTGATTTCTCATGGGAACGCTCAAAATAGAGCGTGATTCATAACCTATCTTTCTGTCGGAATCAAAATTGCCTGAAAAACCTACGCCCTCTTCTGAATAGAGATTGCGGATGTTGATTGTCTTCTCGCTGAGAACAGAGGAGGCGGCAACGATACTGTGATTGGGTTTTCCCGATACATCGAAGAGCGGAATCGGTTCATCACCACCAGGGAAGAGACCCAGAGAATCTATGTACCGCACCGCCAGTTTCAGTTCTTTACTCTCGCTGATAATATATAAGGAGCAGGCGTCTGCCCTGGTAACGCTCTTAGCGCTTATCGTGATGAGTTTCAGGAGATGATTGGTATCTTTTTCCGCAGAGAGAGCTATCCCGACATCGTTCAGCTTTGTCATAATCATGAGATGATTCTTTATACTGTCCGCCATCTCGTTGAAAGACCGGCCTAATTCTTCAAATTCATCATTGCTCTTGATCTCCACCCTGGCTTCGAAATCCCTTGCCGCTATCCTTCGTGTCCCCTCTTGTAAGAGTTCTATGGGGATGAGGCTCTTCCTGATCTGACCAAAGCTCAGGAAGAACACAACGACAAAAGTGAGAGCGATAACGAGCAAGAATATCTGCTCAAAAGTATGTATCGGCTTCAAGATGTCTGTCCTGGGCTGACTGAGCACCAATACCCACTTTGCGGAATACGGTGGAACCATAAACATGGTCCAATAGCTTGCCAGATAAGTCTCTCGCTTATACGTCCAACTGAAGTTCCGCGAGGCAGGGACCAGGCGTATTGCGCCTGCTACTTCCCGAGAAGGAATGTACTCGGAAAAGGAGGAGAAGAGTGCCTTGTCGGACTTGTCAAAGATGACGAACTCCGTTTCCGGTAGTGCGAAAGCCTCTCCCCCCCACAGATATGAGGGTTGAATCTCGCCGAAGAGGATTCTCCGATCTGACCGGGCAGGGTCAACCGCCCTGACCATGAAGACGCCGGGATATGGCCATTTACTTCGACCGACTGTTACCAACGTCTTTCCCTCATTGAGGTGCTTACGCTCGTCTCGGCTTAACTCGGGGAATGGAGACGGAGAGCCCTCAGCTGCTACAATTCCGCCATTACCGGTAACAAGCGAGAGCCCCTTGAAACGGTCCCTGATTCGTTCTCTGAACTCACGTGTCGCAGCCTCAAGGGAGTCGGCGCGTCCTGTCTCAAGTCTTTCGATAACCAGCTTCATATCTATCTCGAGAAATGCAAGCCTCCCTATGATCGTCATACCTGCTGCTTTTGACTCTTCATTCAGTCGTTCATTCGCCTGCAACTGAAGTTGCCTTGTGACCCGATCGAAGGAAAAATATGCGAGCGTGATGAGGGGGAGAAGCGCGCAAAGGATGAAAAGGAAAAAGACTCGCCTGGCTACTTTACTCCGGAGGAATCCATACTCGATCTTCTTAAATCCTGATACATTCATGACATAGAAACGAGGTTCATGTGAGCCTAATACGCATAGGCCGGACCAATGTATGCGCCGTCATTAGCCCGGATTATGTCATCCCGGCTAACTTTTGCCGTGAGCGGAGACTGGCTTTGCCCGTCCGGACCCATGCTGTAGAGATCGAAGTCGGAATTGATCGGAACAAGATTATGATCCTTTCTCATCTGACCCTTTCCTTTCGCCGTCACTATGTTGTAGTACTGATAGGGGTTTCCCCAGGGATCGAGTCGCTTATCAAGGTTGACGGCGTTAAGGCCATCGGGCGGAACGCCGTGGTCAGTTTCGTACGCCTTGATCGTTACGGACATCCCCGCGATGTCAGAAATGGCATTGTCGATTTGGCCTTGCGCCTTATATCCTAAGAAAGAGACTATGCCTATGCCGGCCAATATTCCAATGACCACGATCGCGGCAAGCAATTCAACTAGCGTAAAACCGCGGGATTTCTTATCTGCATATGCACCGATTGCGGTAGGATATCCTATTCCGCAGTCTTCGGCCTTATCGAAGTCTAAGAGATTTCTATCATTCGATCCCGAAAGACGGAACCGATCTCGACTGAATGAAGTTTTCATCCAGTCACTCCCTCGCTTTCCGCCACAGCTCATTGTGATACCGTTGCTGAATAGTTCCTCCAGAATCATCAGTATAGAAGAGGACAAGGGTCCATTTTTCCCCCTCCTCATCTTTATAATGAAACGTATATGTTGTTTGATTATCCTCTTTCTTCACTTTGATTTTTTCTATTGCGTGTTCAACTTCTTTGCCATCCCCGACGCCGAATATCAATTTGGAATCGGTGAATTTCAGATAACGATCTGCATATTTGGGCGCAGAAGTCTTCCAAACGCCTACAAGGTGAGTAGGGACAGATGCATGTTGCTCACAGCTGACGAAAAATACCGCCATGAAGATAATCAAAAGCAATGAAGAGAGCTTATCGCTTCTCATAATGCCTACATATTCAAAGTTATCCAACATATCT from Thermodesulfovibrionales bacterium includes these protein-coding regions:
- a CDS encoding Hsp20/alpha crystallin family protein, which encodes MTRTLFPFTRTSLSAPLLDEFDKFFNEFANSFGTTIRTQQGKNQSPRVNAFKKDGKYCIDAAVPLASKDDLDVEIEDNLLKIVVKGHQDREVSENDYIIREISRGQMTRILSLGEDIDVDSAKTSFKDGVLHIEFNARQIEEENKVRKLAIE
- a CDS encoding VOC family protein, translated to MATVAIKTNPVNWFEIPVKDIERARAFYEKVFDTELTPEEMGPYTMTFFPWTESAPGAAGTLIKGESYEPSHSGTVVYFSVEDIEETLRKINANGGKTLLPKKSIGEYGFIAHFEDTEGNRLALHSMNG
- a CDS encoding HD domain-containing phosphohydrolase — its product is MTIIGRLAFLEIDMKLVIERLETGRADSLEAATREFRERIRDRFKGLSLVTGNGGIVAAEGSPSPFPELSRDERKHLNEGKTLVTVGRSKWPYPGVFMVRAVDPARSDRRILFGEIQPSYLWGGEAFALPETEFVIFDKSDKALFSSFSEYIPSREVAGAIRLVPASRNFSWTYKRETYLASYWTMFMVPPYSAKWVLVLSQPRTDILKPIHTFEQIFLLVIALTFVVVFFLSFGQIRKSLIPIELLQEGTRRIAARDFEARVEIKSNDEFEELGRSFNEMADSIKNHLMIMTKLNDVGIALSAEKDTNHLLKLITISAKSVTRADACSLYIISESKELKLAVRYIDSLGLFPGGDEPIPLFDVSGKPNHSIVAASSVLSEKTINIRNLYSEEGVGFSGNFDSDRKIGYESRSILSVPMRNHENEIIGVLQLANASDGRSQEIIPFSDRDQRLAETLSSQAAIALTKNALIDGLKKLFDSLVELIAAAVDDKSPYTGGHCRRVPELSMMLAKAVCDSKNGAFGNFRMSDEEFYELKIAALLHDCGKVSTPTHIADKATRLEGIYDRIDLIDARFEILERDLKISSLCRKLRSVKGMAEWDASESAVDMLMEQIEKDRTFVRACNKHEEHLGEEHRDRLREIAKKYRWVNAMNEEESVIPEGELSMLVDAVGTLTPEERLILDRHVVTTVKMLEKLPYPKSLRNVPIFAGVHHEYMDGSGYPKGLMKEQIPLQGRIIAIADIFEALTANDRPYRKAYTLTEALSILESMKEEGRIDADLFDLFMSAGVYQKYADAYLTPEQINNTSRYVT
- a CDS encoding prepilin-type N-terminal cleavage/methylation domain-containing protein; amino-acid sequence: MKTSFSRDRFRLSGSNDRNLLDFDKAEDCGIGYPTAIGAYADKKSRGFTLVELLAAIVVIGILAGIGIVSFLGYKAQGQIDNAISDIAGMSVTIKAYETDHGVPPDGLNAVNLDKRLDPWGNPYQYYNIVTAKGKGQMRKDHNLVPINSDFDLYSMGPDGQSQSPLTAKVSRDDIIRANDGAYIGPAYAY